In Camelus ferus isolate YT-003-E chromosome 5, BCGSAC_Cfer_1.0, whole genome shotgun sequence, one genomic interval encodes:
- the FAM124B gene encoding protein FAM124B: MGETQETLAMTVHLLANSGHGSLLQQTLDQLLDCICPEVRLFLVSERVSPVKYYTKCHSKRSRFPGMSVLLFLHESLGEERLLRVLDCLQHWPWQCYSAQSAQGRPCPYLLANQEFYSLDSQMPVWGVRQVHGGTEVLRVTLYCSFDNYEDAVSLYEMILQREATSLKSNVCVFVLYATESFALQLSLKQLPLGTSVDPKEASVLQFKVQEIGQLVPLLPHPCVPISRTRWQTQDYDGNTILLQVPLNPGLGVKNGERSFLSGTSEADTLAQGSRLTPVNAVGTLEPRSRRSRGRRLKVGSADLPEPGGRPASDSSRDMSWKNPGCSSPPSSPAMDSQLHLPPPHLEPTARMKVVSWENTFENLEAETNVDTGFTVVSSEPRRSFLGRFPRDLQTRPPPTCPSAPSSGAAASKTSRIFKERIHPLSLAGQRDLGARNIISKCALPLPAQGEDKAAEEEFFI, encoded by the exons ATGGGCGAGACCCAGGAGACGCTGGCCATGACTGTCCACCTCCTGGCCAACTCTGGGCACGGCTCACTTCTGCAGCAAACTCTGGACCAGCTCCTGGACTGCATTTGCCCGGAGGTCCGTCTCTTTCTGGTGTCCGAGCGGGTCAGTCCGGTGAAATACTACACCAAGTGCCACTCCAAGCGGTCACGCTTCCCCGGGATGTCTGTTCTGCTCTTCCTGCACGAAAGCCTCGGAGAGGAGCGGCTCCTTCGCGTGCTTGACTGCCTGCAGCACTGGCCGTGGCAGTGCTACTCCGCCCAGAGCGCGCAGGGAAGGCCGTGCCCCTACCTTCTTGCCAACCAGGAGTTCTACAGTCTGGACAGCCAGATGCCCGTGTGGGGTGTGAGGCAGGTGCACGGTGGCACCGAGGTCCTGAGAGTGACGCTCTACTGCAGCTTTGATAACTACGAGGACGCCGTCAGTCTCTATGAGATGATTCTGCAGAGGGAAGCCACCTCGCTGAAGAGCAACGTGTGTGTCTTTGTGCTCTACGCCACTGAGAGCTTTGCTCTGCAGCTCTCCCTGAAGCAGCTGCCCCTGGGGACGTCGGTGGACCCGAAAGAGGCTTCGGTGTTGCAGTTCAAGGTTCAAGAGATCGGCCAGTTAgtgcctctcctgccccatccgTGCGTCCCCATCAGCCGCACCCGGTGGCAAACGCAGGACTACGATGGCAACACGATTCTGCTTCAG GTCCCATTGAATCCAGGACTTGGTGTAAAGAATGGCGAGCGTTCCTTTCTGAGTGGCACCTCGGAAGCAGACACGCTCGCCCAGGGCTCCAGGTTGACCCCTGTCAATGCAGTTGGGACCCTTGAGCCAAGAAGCCGAAGGAGCCGGGGTAGGAGGTTGAAGGTGGGCTCTGCGGATCTCCCTGAGCCTGGTGGGAGACCAGCATCCGACAGCTCCAGGGACATGTCGTGGAAAAACCCTGGCTGTTCAtccccacccagcagcccagCCATGGACTCCCAGCtgcacctgcctcctccccacctcgaACCCACGGCCAGAATGAAGGTTGTCAGCTGGGAGAACACCTTTGAGAACCTGGAGGCAGAGACAAATGTTGACACAGGATTCACCGTGGTCAGTTCTGAACCCAGGCGATCTTTTCTGGGTAGATTTCCCAGGGATCTGCAGACCCGCCCACCACCGACCTGCCCGTCAGCCCCTTCCTCAGGGGCAGCTgcttccaaaaccagcagaatCTTTAAGGAAAGGATCCATCCTTTGTCACTTGCTGGCCAGAGGGATCTTGGTGCAAGGAATATAATCTCAAAATGTGCCCTTCCTCTGCCAGCCCAGGGTGAAGACAAAGCAGCAGAAGAAGAATTCTTTATATAG